From a single Bacillus pumilus genomic region:
- a CDS encoding Lrp/AsnC family transcriptional regulator: MKLTEKETEILEILDENSRADLNTIAKMAGVTTEEAEAIIQKLEDQKVIIDYSTMIDWRKVDGHEGVTAMIDVKVTPKRGVGFDEIAERIYRFQEVESVYLMSGVYDLSVVIRGRSMSDIARFVSEKLSTLDSVVSTTTHFILKRYKHDGKVFETGDDDKRIVVSP; encoded by the coding sequence ATGAAACTAACTGAAAAAGAAACTGAAATATTAGAGATTTTAGATGAAAACAGCCGCGCCGACTTAAATACAATTGCAAAAATGGCAGGTGTGACAACAGAAGAAGCAGAAGCCATTATTCAAAAACTTGAAGATCAAAAAGTCATTATTGATTATTCAACCATGATTGACTGGCGTAAAGTGGATGGTCACGAAGGCGTCACAGCAATGATCGATGTCAAAGTGACACCAAAAAGAGGTGTCGGGTTTGATGAAATTGCTGAACGTATTTATCGCTTTCAGGAAGTGGAGTCTGTCTATCTCATGTCAGGTGTTTACGATTTATCTGTCGTGATTCGCGGAAGGTCTATGTCTGATATTGCCCGCTTCGTATCTGAAAAATTATCGACACTTGATTCCGTTGTTTCAACAACTACCCACTTTATTTTGAAGAGATATAAACATGATGGGAAAGTGTTTGAAACAGGAGACGATGACAAAAGAATCGTGGTGTCACCTTAA
- a CDS encoding alpha/beta fold hydrolase, translating into MDIVQPAYMKSKFGLDIYYEHYPNKGKKTLILIHGLFSSTFSYRKLIPLLKQDFNLIAIDLPPFGQSEKSNTFIYSYRNMGKIIIELAGYLQIQHAILVGHSMGGQIALYAASERPDLFEKAVLLCSSGYLNKSKRSLVYSTYIPYFYLYLKRKLLKQGIMKNLTAVVHDHSIIDQEMVDGYLKPFSNDQIFRGIFRLIRHREGDLTSDILKKMETPVLLIWGEEDRIVPIHIGERLHKDLPNSTLHALKKTGHLIPEENPVFVSDQIGHFSLS; encoded by the coding sequence GTGGACATTGTTCAGCCAGCTTATATGAAAAGTAAATTCGGTTTAGACATCTATTACGAGCACTATCCAAATAAGGGGAAGAAAACATTGATCTTAATTCACGGTCTCTTCTCTTCTACTTTCAGCTATCGAAAGCTCATCCCGCTTCTGAAACAAGACTTCAATTTAATTGCAATCGATTTGCCGCCATTTGGACAGTCCGAAAAGTCGAATACGTTTATTTACAGCTATCGTAACATGGGAAAGATCATTATTGAGCTAGCTGGTTACTTACAAATTCAGCACGCAATACTAGTCGGTCATTCGATGGGCGGACAAATAGCTTTATACGCTGCTTCTGAACGGCCAGACCTATTCGAAAAGGCGGTACTTTTGTGCAGCTCAGGTTATTTAAATAAGTCGAAGAGATCGCTTGTGTATAGCACGTATATTCCTTATTTTTATTTATATCTCAAAAGAAAGCTTTTAAAACAAGGCATTATGAAAAATTTAACAGCCGTTGTACATGATCATTCCATCATTGATCAAGAGATGGTAGACGGCTATTTAAAGCCTTTTTCTAATGATCAAATTTTCCGAGGGATCTTTCGCTTAATTCGGCACCGGGAAGGGGATTTGACCTCAGATATTCTAAAGAAAATGGAGACACCTGTACTGCTCATTTGGGGTGAGGAAGATCGGATTGTTCCGATTCACATAGGAGAAAGACTGCACAAAGATCTGCCGAATTCGACCTTGCATGCATTAAAAAAAACCGGGCACCTCATTCCTGAGGAAAATCCGGTCTTTGTGTCTGATCAAATTGGACATTTCAGCTTGTCTTAG
- a CDS encoding YugE family protein yields the protein MKDSQAVEEMIHVIKAWDPFQYGEDFYETEPADVISALYDAEDPLSLAKDIQAIYHHSFEQLLPIENCQQVANQLFVIRDSSSCTR from the coding sequence ATGAAAGATAGTCAAGCTGTAGAAGAGATGATTCATGTCATTAAGGCATGGGACCCTTTTCAATATGGAGAGGACTTTTATGAAACGGAGCCTGCTGACGTCATTAGTGCATTATACGACGCAGAAGACCCGTTATCTTTAGCAAAAGACATACAAGCCATTTATCATCACTCTTTTGAGCAGCTCCTGCCAATAGAGAACTGTCAGCAGGTGGCGAATCAGCTTTTTGTCATACGAGACAGTAGCTCCTGCACACGCTAA
- a CDS encoding MalY/PatB family protein: MNFDEQIIRKGSKSVKWDQAESLFLTTDALPMWVADMDFKAPQVVLDALKERLDHGVFGYAFQDQDTQQAVADWLKRRHGWTIRADDVTFTPGIVTALSFAVQAYTAPNDEVVIQSPVYTPFYQMIERNGRIVSTNPLKIENNRYLMDFDDLEKKLSRPEAKLMFLCHPHNPSGRAWSKEELQRVGELCVKHGVIVVSDEIHSDLMLYGKPHVPFASLSDDIAHMTVTCIAPSKTFNLAGLQASAIIISDEEKRTLFTNELQRNGLAKLNAFAIPAMEAAYRHGDEWLDALVLYLENNMKIAMDYIDEHLPNIRYMKPDASYLLWLDVRDYQFSQADLKRNLLKKGKVILELGHVYGHEGDGFIRMNLGCPASTVKEGLKRLRQAFTQSAT, translated from the coding sequence ATGAATTTCGACGAACAGATCATACGTAAAGGTTCAAAATCAGTGAAATGGGATCAAGCAGAGTCTTTGTTCCTGACAACAGATGCGCTGCCAATGTGGGTAGCAGATATGGATTTTAAAGCGCCGCAGGTCGTCCTTGATGCATTAAAAGAACGATTGGATCATGGCGTATTTGGCTATGCCTTTCAAGATCAGGATACGCAGCAGGCAGTGGCTGACTGGCTTAAAAGAAGACATGGATGGACCATTAGAGCAGATGATGTCACCTTCACACCTGGGATCGTCACAGCACTTAGTTTTGCAGTCCAAGCCTATACAGCGCCAAATGACGAAGTCGTCATACAGTCACCAGTATATACGCCTTTTTATCAAATGATTGAGCGAAATGGACGAATAGTCTCAACTAACCCTTTAAAAATAGAAAACAACCGCTATCTCATGGATTTTGATGATTTAGAGAAAAAACTAAGCAGACCAGAGGCAAAGCTCATGTTTCTATGTCATCCGCATAATCCATCCGGAAGAGCATGGTCAAAAGAGGAATTACAGCGTGTAGGAGAACTATGTGTGAAGCATGGTGTCATAGTCGTTTCAGATGAGATTCATTCTGATTTAATGCTATACGGAAAACCACATGTGCCATTTGCAAGCCTTTCTGACGACATTGCCCATATGACAGTGACGTGTATTGCGCCAAGTAAAACATTTAATTTAGCTGGGCTCCAAGCATCTGCCATTATCATTTCCGATGAAGAAAAAAGAACTCTTTTCACCAATGAATTGCAACGAAACGGACTGGCCAAACTGAACGCATTTGCCATTCCTGCGATGGAAGCAGCATACCGCCACGGAGATGAGTGGCTCGATGCACTTGTTCTTTATCTCGAAAACAATATGAAGATCGCAATGGACTATATTGACGAACATCTTCCAAACATTCGTTATATGAAACCAGATGCTTCTTATTTATTGTGGCTGGACGTTCGGGATTATCAATTCAGTCAAGCGGACTTGAAACGGAATTTGTTGAAAAAAGGTAAAGTCATTTTAGAGCTTGGTCACGTTTACGGACACGAAGGAGACGGCTTTATTCGGATGAATCTTGGCTGTCCTGCTTCCACAGTCAAAGAAGGGTTGAAACGCCTTCGTCAAGCGTTCACGCAATCAGCCACATAA